The Microcystis aeruginosa NIES-843 sequence GTGGGAAATTTACCCTTAGCAATCATCCGCAATCCCAAGGGGGCAATACTTAATAAACCCTGTAAATCGCGCCAATAATTGCCCACCACATAGAGGCCGAATTTGCGTTCATCAACCCATCCCCCTGCTTTGACTAATTCCACTAAAACTTTCCGGTGACGAATGGGACGACTACTATCGTCCGACTTGCGAGCGAGTATTTCCTGTTTAATTTTACTAATCTGATCCATGGGAGCCACTTCCATGGGACAAACCGCATTACAGAAATAGCAGCGCGTACACCCCCAAACCCCTGCGGTGCCTTGATTATAAAGTTCTAGGCGACTTTCCTGATTACCATCGCGGGAATCTGCTAGGGTGCGCTGCGCTTTTGCTAAAGCGTGGGGACCGACAAAATCGGGATTCACTTGCTTGGCATTACATTCCGAATAACAGGCGCCGCACATAATGCAGTTACCCATCTGATTGAGATTGGCTCTTTCTTCTGGAGTTTGCAGAAATTCTCGTTCGGGAATGGTGCGTGCTTGACTACTGATATAAGGTTCAACCTTTTCTAAATCGTCCCAAAACGGTTGCATATTGACGATTAAATCCCGGATAATCGGTAAATTACCCAGAGGGGCGATCGTGATTTCGGGAATTTCTCCGGCATCTTTTTGGCTACAATGGTTTAATTCACTGGCGATATTTTTTTGACAAGCCAAGGCCGAACGGCCGTTAATTTTCATCGCACAGCTGCCACAAATTGTATTGCGGCAATTTTTACGAAAGGCCAAAGTTCCATCAAGTTCCCATTTGATGCGATTAAGGCAGTCGAGAATTGTATTTCCCGCCTCCACCTCTAGGGTAAAATTTTCTAGGTAGGGGGTGTCGTTGGGTCGTTGACGCAGAATTTTAAAAGAAACTTCCATACTCGGCACGGGGATGAGGGACTCCTAATACTCAGGATAATCGATGTTAACGGGCCAAAGGGGAGCTAGTAATGGTAATTAATCCTTAAGATTTTCCCCGGTCGGTTGAGCCAAGGGGTGGGTATCTAGACCTAATCATAGATGGGCAAGTCGATGGAAAACAGTTTAATCACCCCGGATTTACTGCTCTGGGTCATTAGTTTTTTGCCAACTCCAACCAGAAGTATAGTTTCTCAATTCCTTGCTAGGTATAGCTTGATCGGTTTTATGTCCTCACTTTCTCCTCCCTGTTTTCCTCGCACCCGACCAAAAATTGCGAGAGTCTTAACCAAAAATTTCCTCTCCCCCACAAGGTTTACACTTACTACCTAGTCTGGGGTCTTCTTAGCACGATTGTCATCACCGAACCATCAGTTTTAAAAAATTTATTATTCCCCTCTAGACATTTTTGGCAAGATTTTTGGTATGATCAATTTGTCAGTGTAAACTTAATTGACAGTCAGTCAAAAATCAAGGGACATTTAAAAGTACCATGAGTGATATCTCTCCTACTCCCCTAACCGGGAAAGCTCTACTACAAAAAGTCAAAGAGTTGGCCCACTTACCCCGTCGCGAAACGGCAAAACGTTGTGGTTACTACTCCCAAAGTAAAGATGGTCAAGTTCGGGTCAATTTAACCGACTTTTACGATGCTGTTTTGGGTGCAAAAGGGGTTCCTCTCGATCCCGAAGGCACTAAAGATGGCCGCGGCCGCGAACCCACTTTCCGGGTTAGTGTCCACAAAAATGGTCAAATCGTCATCGGTTCCACCTATACCGAACAAATGAACTTGCAGCCCGGCGATGAATTTGAAATCAAACTTGGCTACAAGCACATCCACCTCAAACAAATGGAATCAGAAGAACCAGTAGAAGCTTAAATAGGTTAC is a genomic window containing:
- a CDS encoding AbrB family transcriptional regulator codes for the protein MSDISPTPLTGKALLQKVKELAHLPRRETAKRCGYYSQSKDGQVRVNLTDFYDAVLGAKGVPLDPEGTKDGRGREPTFRVSVHKNGQIVIGSTYTEQMNLQPGDEFEIKLGYKHIHLKQMESEEPVEA
- a CDS encoding succinate dehydrogenase/fumarate reductase iron-sulfur subunit is translated as MEVSFKILRQRPNDTPYLENFTLEVEAGNTILDCLNRIKWELDGTLAFRKNCRNTICGSCAMKINGRSALACQKNIASELNHCSQKDAGEIPEITIAPLGNLPIIRDLIVNMQPFWDDLEKVEPYISSQARTIPEREFLQTPEERANLNQMGNCIMCGACYSECNAKQVNPDFVGPHALAKAQRTLADSRDGNQESRLELYNQGTAGVWGCTRCYFCNAVCPMEVAPMDQISKIKQEILARKSDDSSRPIRHRKVLVELVKAGGWVDERKFGLYVVGNYWRDLQGLLSIAPLGLRMIAKGKFPTSFEASEGTEEVRGLITAIQNSRS